Proteins encoded together in one Oceanispirochaeta sp. window:
- a CDS encoding HD domain-containing protein, with protein MNSRLVSTILAQNKQREELTLSPEACPSSRGIRLTPETHDKNQDDIRSSFTRDTDRIIHSPSYTRYIDKTQVFYLFQNDNITHRVLHVQLVSKIARQIGRALKLNEDLIEAIALGHDLGHVPYGHDGERILNALCEEQNIGYFSHNGQSVRTLKELENNGRGLNLTIQVLDGILCHNGELLEDIYIPEKNKSAEKVLEEYQNCFTHKGSSSTLRPMTLEGCVVRVSDVIAYIGRDIEDAITIGMLKREEIPPAIQAVLGDRNDRIIRTLSFDLIEQSYGKKGLNFSLDIQKALQDLLQFNYKKIYLNPEKKSEDHKIEKMFRYLYQAFCKELISRDENSFIYKWAYLKMKPTYIEETAPERIAVDYIASMTDRYFNEDFRRRVIPANFGFKV; from the coding sequence GTGAACAGCAGACTGGTATCGACAATTCTGGCACAGAATAAACAGAGAGAAGAGCTCACACTCTCACCCGAAGCCTGCCCCAGCAGCAGAGGTATCCGCCTGACTCCGGAGACCCATGATAAGAATCAGGATGATATTCGCAGCTCCTTCACCAGGGATACGGACAGAATCATCCACTCTCCCTCCTACACCCGGTACATAGACAAGACCCAGGTCTTCTATCTTTTTCAGAATGATAACATTACCCACAGGGTGCTCCATGTACAACTCGTTTCAAAAATCGCCCGTCAGATTGGGAGAGCCCTCAAACTGAATGAAGATTTGATTGAAGCCATCGCCCTGGGCCATGATCTGGGGCATGTACCCTACGGTCATGACGGGGAACGAATTCTGAATGCCCTTTGTGAAGAACAGAATATCGGATATTTCTCTCATAATGGCCAAAGCGTCAGAACCCTGAAAGAGCTGGAGAATAATGGGCGAGGATTGAATCTGACAATTCAGGTTCTCGACGGTATCCTCTGTCATAACGGCGAGCTTCTGGAAGATATTTATATTCCAGAGAAAAACAAGAGCGCCGAAAAAGTCCTGGAGGAATACCAGAACTGCTTTACCCACAAGGGCAGTTCCTCCACTCTGCGTCCCATGACACTGGAAGGTTGTGTCGTCAGGGTATCCGATGTGATTGCCTATATAGGCCGGGATATTGAAGATGCCATAACCATCGGCATGCTGAAAAGAGAGGAAATTCCTCCGGCGATTCAGGCCGTTCTGGGCGACAGAAATGACAGAATAATCCGGACCCTTTCTTTTGATCTGATTGAACAGAGTTACGGTAAAAAAGGTCTCAATTTCTCATTAGACATTCAAAAGGCCCTGCAGGATCTGCTTCAGTTCAACTATAAAAAAATTTACCTTAATCCTGAGAAAAAATCGGAAGATCACAAGATCGAAAAGATGTTCCGCTATCTTTATCAGGCTTTTTGCAAGGAGCTTATTTCCAGAGATGAAAACAGTTTTATATACAAATGGGCTTATCTGAAAATGAAACCGACCTACATCGAAGAAACAGCACCAGAGCGGATAGCCGTGGACTATATTGCCAGCATGACCGACCGCTATTTCAATGAAGATTTCAGACGCAGGGTCATTCCGGCGAACTTCGGATTCAAAGTCTGA